The genomic stretch TAAAAAATACCGTCGTATGTATCAACGTGTCGACTTAGCAGACCGTCAATGGCCGAATAACGAAATCAACAAAGCGCCTATTTGGATGAGTACCGACCTTCGTGACGGTAACCAAGCGATTTTTGAGCCGATGAACCTCGAACAGAAATTTAAAATGTTCCAGATGTTGGTTAAAATTGGCTTTAAGCACATTGAAATTGGCTTTCCTTCTGCATCGCAAATTGATTTTGACTTTACCCGTAAACTCATTGAAGAAAATCATATTCCAGATGATGTCTATATCGAGGTATTGGTTCAAGCACGTGATCACCTCATTGAGCGTACCTTCGAATCTTTAGCGGGTGCTAAACGTGCCATCGTGCATATCTATAATTCAAACTCACCAACTTTCCGTCAAAAAGTTTTAAATGTTGATGTTGCTGGTGCAAAAGCCTTGGCCATGAATGCTGCTGAAAGAGTCAAGCATTATGCAGCGCAATACCCTGAAACTGAATGGATTTTCCAGTATAGCCCTGAATGTTTTACTGCAACTGAGCTTGAAGTTGCCAAAGACGTTTGTGATGCCGTCACTGAAATTTGGGAAGCATCTGCGGAAAACAAGGTTATTTTAAACTTGCCTGCCACCGTAGAAGTATCCTCTCCAAACGTCTATGCAGACCAAATTGAATGGATGCATCGTAATATTGCACGACGTGAAGGTGTGATTATTTCTGTGCATTGCCACAATGACCGTGGTTGCGGTATTGCAGCCTCTGAGCTTGCCATCATGGCTGGCGCAGATCGGGTCGAAGGTTGTGTATTTGGAAATGGTGAACGTACCGGTAACGTTGACGTTGCAGCGATTGCCTTAAATATGTATTCACAAGGTGTTGCACCAGAATTAGATTTCTCCAACATTAATGAAATCATTGCAACCGTTGAAGAATGTACTGGCTTACCCGTACATCCACGTCATCCGTATGCAGGCGATTTGGTCTTTACTGCATTCTCGGGTTCACACCAAGATGCCATTAAAAAAGGCTTTGAGTTCCAAAAAAATCAAGAAATTTGGGACATGCCTTACTTGCCAATCGATCCTAAAGACTTAGGTCGTGACTACGATGCAGTGATTCGTGTCAACAGTCAGTCTGGTAAAGGTGGGATCGCTTACTTATTAGAAGCCAATTACAATGTGGTATTACCACGTCGCATACAAATTGAGTTCTCTCAAATCGTACAGCAAGTAACGGATGAGCAAGGAACTGAAATTACGGCACAAGAAATTTGGAAATTATTCAAAAGCACGTATGTTGCTGTAAAAGATGGTTTCTACTCAAGTAAGAACTATCGTCTGTCTGATGACAATGGTAAACAAGTCATTGAACTTGATATTGCCATCAATGGTGAAGTACAACACTTACGTGGTGAAGGCAATGGCCCTATTTCTGCCATTTTAGATGCCTTACAACTACCAATTGATGTATTGAACTATGAAGAGCGCAGCGTAAGTTCAGGTGCAAGTGCCAAAGCCTTAGCACTGATTGAATTACAAGTGAAAGGTACTGGACGTTCAGCCTTTGGTGCCGGTGTACATGACAACATCGTAACGTCATCAATTGAAGCCATTATTGCTTGTGTCAACCGCTTGGTTGAGCAAGGTGTACTCGATCAAGTACGCCGTACTGTAGACGTTTAAAGGCTTTGTAGGCCGCGAAACACGCGGCCTTATGCACTAAAAAGACTTTAGAAAGGATACCCTCGATGGTATCCTTTTAATATTGATATTCATCATATTTTAAGGCGAATTATACCTGTGTCTTTCCCAGCTGACTCAGTGGGTTTAGTAAGCCCACAAAAGTACCAATTTGAACAGCCTTTAGCACTCGAATGTGGTCGTGTTCTGCCACGTTTTGAAATCATGGTCGAAACTTATGGCACCTTAAACGCGGACCATTCTAATGCGATTTTAATCTGCCATGCACTTTCTGGGCATCATCATGCTGCGGGTTATCATCATCTTGATGATAAAAAAGCAGGTTGGTGGGATGCCTGTATTGGTCCGAATAAAGCCATTGATACCAATGCGTTTTTTGTAGTCGCCATTAACAATATTGGCGGTTGCCATGGTTCAACTGGCCCGACTTCGCCCAATCCAGAAAATGACAATCTGCCCTACGGCCCAGACTTTCCCTTAGTGACTGTCCGTGACTGGGTCAAAACCCAAGCCATGCTTTCAGATCGTTTGGGAATTGATGTTTGGTATTCGATTATTGGTGGCTCACTCGGTGGTATGCAGGCCTTACAATGGTCACTTGATTATCCAGCACGTTTGAAAAAATGTGTCATTATCGCCAGTGCACCAAAATTGTCGGCACAGAATATCGCCTTTAATGAGGTTGCTCGTCAGTCCATCTTGTCCGATCCAGATTTCCATAATGGTCGCTATCTCGAACATGATAGCTATCCCAAACGTGGCTTAATCTTGGCACGTATGGTTGGCCACATTACCTATCTCTCCGAAGAAGCCATGAAACAGAAATTTGGCCGTGATCTCAAGTCTGGCAAATTTATGTATGGCTTTGATGTGGAGTTTCAGGTTGAAAGTTATTTGCGTTATCAAGGTGAACAGTTTAGTCGTAACTTTGATGCCAACACCTATCTGATCATGACCAAGGCCTTGGATTATTTTGATCCATCACGTGAACACGAACTTTCCTTACAGAAAGCAATGGCGCAAACACAATGCCAATTCTTACTGGTGTCCTTTACCACTGACTGGCGTTTTACCCCTGCACGTTCTGTTGAAATCGTTGATGCCCTCATTAGCAATCACAAACCCGTGAGCTATGTGGATATTGATGCAGAACAAGGTCATGATTCATTTTTATTCCCTATTCCCTTATATGTTAAATCCTTACGTGCTTTCCTTGGCGGTGAGAAACTACTTCAGTCGACCCCGAAGGAGGCAATCTAATGCGTATTGATCATCAACTGGCAGAAAAGTGGATTAAGCCCGATTCAAGCGTTTTAGACTTGGGTTGTGGCGATGGTGAGCTACTCGCGCACATGAGCAAAAAGCATAATATCCGCGCGTATGGCTTAGAAATTGACCAGGAAAAGATTGCAATTGCAGTCAGCAGAGGGTTAAATATTATCCAACAAGATCTAAACTTAGGTTTAGAACGTTTTGCTGATCAGTCATTTGACTATGTAGTCATGGCACAAGCTTTGCAGGCTGTGGATGCACCAGATGTGCTTTTACGTGACATGGTTCGCGTTGGAAAACAAGCAATTATCACCTTTCCCAACTTTGCTTACTGGAAGACACGTTCCTTCCTTGCATTGAAGGGCAAAATGCCTGTTTCTGAAGCATTACCATATATGTGGTATAATACGCCAAATATTCACTTATGCACTTTTCGTGACTTTGAAGCACTCTGTGCTGAAAATCATATAAAGATTACTAATCGACTTGCCGTGAATGGGAACCAACAAGGCAGCTTACTCAGTAAGTACAGCCCCAATTTGTTTGGTGAAGTCGCAATTTACCGAGTGAGCGCTCTATGAAAAAATTTTTATTAGGCAGTACTTTTGCTTTTGGTTTGCTTAGCATGCAAGTCCATGCTGACTATATGCCACAAAAACAATCAACGTCTTCAATGGCGGCACAATATGCGCATATGTCGATTCAAGACCTTAGTAAAGCCGCAAAAGCAGGTCAGCCTGCAGCTCAATTTTATTTAGCGATGCATTACCAATCTGGTAAAGAAATTAAACAAGATATTAAACAAGCATTTGCTTGGTATAAAGCAGCAGCAGATCAGGGTATTTCTTCTGCACAATTAAATGTCGGCCGTATGTATGCAGACGGTATGGGCGTTTCAAAAAATGATGTTCTTGCGCGTCAATACTTCGAAAAAGCCGCAAGCCATGGTGATAACCGTGCCAGCTTCAATCTTGCAGTCATGGAAGAGCAAAAGAAAAACTATATTGGTGCATATCAATGGTATGAGTTATCTACCCGTGATGGCATGCTCGACAATAAAGTCATGAACTTGTCTGAAACCAAAAAAACGGCACTTGCTGTAAACCTCACTCAAGACCAAATTCGTACTGCACGTGAACGTGCAGACAAGTGGATCCAAGCACAATAATCACGCTTTCCATCTGAGCACCTTCGGGTGCTTTTTTTATGCCTAGACTTTCTGCTTTTGCAGCCGAAAAGATTGCACAGCCAAGCGATTAAAATCAGTTAAAATACAGCCCTAAATTTAGATTTTGAGTAATAAAACAATGTCAGCACAGGCTTGGTTGTCGCAAGATCAGTTGGTTCTTGCCAGTAATAACGCAGGGAAAATCGCAGAATTTGAACAACTCTTTGCACAGTTGGCTTTGCCAATTCGCGTGATTGCACAAGGTAAACTGGATATTGAAGATGCCATTGAAGATGGCTTAAGTTTTGTCGAAAATGCCATTATTAAAGCCCGTCATGCTTCACGCCGCTCAGGTCGACCTGCAATTGCAGATGACTCAGGTCTTTGTGTCCCAATTTTAGGTGGTGCACCGGGTATTTACTCGGCACGTTATGCTGGCGAACACGGCGATGATGCGGCAAACAACCTTAAATTACTACAAGACGTTCAGCCACTACGCCAAGCAGGCCAAGCCATTGATGCCATGTTTGTATGTGTATTGGCCTTGGTTCAGCATGCAGATGATCCGCTGCCACAGATTTTCCAAGGCACTTGGTCAGGTGAGCTACTCGACGCGCCACGTGGTGAGCATGGCTTTGGCTATGATCCATTATTTTGGCTACCCAATTTGGGCTTAAGCAGTGCAGAGCTAAGCAAAACTGAAAAAAACAAAATCAGTCACCGCGGTCAAGCTATGCAGCTCTTTAAACAAAGTATTGCCTAAACTCATTTCACCTCTGCTTGTGGCCTCACCTCGGTGCTACAACGTTTAAAACCACACAATAATTTCTCGACGCTGCAACTTGCTGTCTTTAAATTGCAATATTTTCGTCACCGCCCTGTCATCTATAGCTGCTGAGATATCTAGTATTATCAAAGGAGTATTTAAGATGGCAGGATTATCGATTTGGCACGTACTGATTTTCGCAGTGGTGGTCATTTTATTGTTTGGTACCTCTAAGCTGAAGAACTTGGGCAAAGATGTCGGTGGTGCAGTCAAAGACTTTAAAAAATCGATCAAAGACGATGAAGCACCTACTGCTGCAATCAATGAACCACATACGGTCGAACATCAAAATAAGATGACTGATGTGAATTCTTCAGTAAAGCACTGATGCGAAGGGAATAACACATGTTAGATGTCGGCTTCTCAGAACTGCTGGTGTTTGGGATTATTGCACTTTTGGTTCTCGGCCCTGAAAAACTACCTCAAGCCGCACGTGCCACCGCAAAAGGTTACGGTAAATTTAAACGCTTTGTTGGCACCATTCAAAATGAAATTGACCAGCAGTTGAATCTCT from Acinetobacter pullicarnis encodes the following:
- the leuA gene encoding 2-isopropylmalate synthase, whose protein sequence is MMLADPSKKYRRMYQRVDLADRQWPNNEINKAPIWMSTDLRDGNQAIFEPMNLEQKFKMFQMLVKIGFKHIEIGFPSASQIDFDFTRKLIEENHIPDDVYIEVLVQARDHLIERTFESLAGAKRAIVHIYNSNSPTFRQKVLNVDVAGAKALAMNAAERVKHYAAQYPETEWIFQYSPECFTATELEVAKDVCDAVTEIWEASAENKVILNLPATVEVSSPNVYADQIEWMHRNIARREGVIISVHCHNDRGCGIAASELAIMAGADRVEGCVFGNGERTGNVDVAAIALNMYSQGVAPELDFSNINEIIATVEECTGLPVHPRHPYAGDLVFTAFSGSHQDAIKKGFEFQKNQEIWDMPYLPIDPKDLGRDYDAVIRVNSQSGKGGIAYLLEANYNVVLPRRIQIEFSQIVQQVTDEQGTEITAQEIWKLFKSTYVAVKDGFYSSKNYRLSDDNGKQVIELDIAINGEVQHLRGEGNGPISAILDALQLPIDVLNYEERSVSSGASAKALALIELQVKGTGRSAFGAGVHDNIVTSSIEAIIACVNRLVEQGVLDQVRRTVDV
- the metX gene encoding homoserine O-succinyltransferase MetX is translated as MSFPADSVGLVSPQKYQFEQPLALECGRVLPRFEIMVETYGTLNADHSNAILICHALSGHHHAAGYHHLDDKKAGWWDACIGPNKAIDTNAFFVVAINNIGGCHGSTGPTSPNPENDNLPYGPDFPLVTVRDWVKTQAMLSDRLGIDVWYSIIGGSLGGMQALQWSLDYPARLKKCVIIASAPKLSAQNIAFNEVARQSILSDPDFHNGRYLEHDSYPKRGLILARMVGHITYLSEEAMKQKFGRDLKSGKFMYGFDVEFQVESYLRYQGEQFSRNFDANTYLIMTKALDYFDPSREHELSLQKAMAQTQCQFLLVSFTTDWRFTPARSVEIVDALISNHKPVSYVDIDAEQGHDSFLFPIPLYVKSLRAFLGGEKLLQSTPKEAI
- the metW gene encoding methionine biosynthesis protein MetW, with product MRIDHQLAEKWIKPDSSVLDLGCGDGELLAHMSKKHNIRAYGLEIDQEKIAIAVSRGLNIIQQDLNLGLERFADQSFDYVVMAQALQAVDAPDVLLRDMVRVGKQAIITFPNFAYWKTRSFLALKGKMPVSEALPYMWYNTPNIHLCTFRDFEALCAENHIKITNRLAVNGNQQGSLLSKYSPNLFGEVAIYRVSAL
- a CDS encoding tetratricopeptide repeat protein, translated to MKKFLLGSTFAFGLLSMQVHADYMPQKQSTSSMAAQYAHMSIQDLSKAAKAGQPAAQFYLAMHYQSGKEIKQDIKQAFAWYKAAADQGISSAQLNVGRMYADGMGVSKNDVLARQYFEKAASHGDNRASFNLAVMEEQKKNYIGAYQWYELSTRDGMLDNKVMNLSETKKTALAVNLTQDQIRTARERADKWIQAQ
- the rdgB gene encoding RdgB/HAM1 family non-canonical purine NTP pyrophosphatase — encoded protein: MSAQAWLSQDQLVLASNNAGKIAEFEQLFAQLALPIRVIAQGKLDIEDAIEDGLSFVENAIIKARHASRRSGRPAIADDSGLCVPILGGAPGIYSARYAGEHGDDAANNLKLLQDVQPLRQAGQAIDAMFVCVLALVQHADDPLPQIFQGTWSGELLDAPRGEHGFGYDPLFWLPNLGLSSAELSKTEKNKISHRGQAMQLFKQSIA
- the tatA gene encoding Sec-independent protein translocase subunit TatA yields the protein MAGLSIWHVLIFAVVVILLFGTSKLKNLGKDVGGAVKDFKKSIKDDEAPTAAINEPHTVEHQNKMTDVNSSVKH